One region of Paenibacillus polymyxa M1 genomic DNA includes:
- a CDS encoding CBS domain-containing protein, with protein sequence MKKVQEVMTKKCVTVTPQDNIYEIAVKMKDNDTGFIPVVESEGSDKLIGVVTDRDLVIRGYAAKNSGSGSVDTVMTTGIRTASADMSVDQAAELMAEQQIRRLPVTEGDRLIGIVSIGDLAVRNIFADNAGEALSQISEQVH encoded by the coding sequence ATGAAAAAGGTTCAGGAAGTTATGACTAAAAAATGCGTAACGGTTACCCCGCAGGACAATATTTACGAAATAGCGGTCAAAATGAAAGACAATGATACTGGCTTTATCCCAGTTGTGGAAAGCGAAGGCAGTGATAAGTTGATCGGTGTAGTAACAGACCGTGACCTTGTAATTCGCGGCTACGCAGCTAAAAATTCTGGTTCTGGTTCGGTGGATACGGTAATGACAACAGGTATTCGTACAGCCAGTGCTGACATGTCAGTGGACCAAGCAGCTGAACTGATGGCAGAGCAGCAAATCCGTCGTTTGCCCGTGACGGAAGGAGACCGTCTGATCGGGATTGTTTCGATCGGGGATTTGGCTGTTCGAAATATTTTTGCAGACAATGCTGGAGAGGCGCTTAGCCAAATTTCCGAGCAGGTTCACTAG
- a CDS encoding DNA repair helicase XPB: MNPDHPCIVQRDFTVLLEMGLPDSEWARSQLQIYAELVKSPSAFHTYHITPLSLWNAAALGWSAEDIQNSLHSMSRWDIPRDLLKDIEQLVSRYGTLTLSRASAKEEQTYGTDTIDAHRDEQESDRDTKARKANTYTIGDHLILAVETPTLLDELLNKKELKQLGLLRTNETSASVPPENRGLLKQELTRLGYPVVDTAGYLEGNLLRFTLGKGQTELQLRDYQVKAADAFEGTDGLGGSGVLVLPCGAGKTVIGMAVMNRLQCEVLILTSNTISVRQWIEELKQKTNIPVDSIGEYSGQKKEVRPITVATYQILTHRRNKDGEFEHMKLLSERKWGLIIYDEVHLLPAPVFRATADIQATRRLGLTATLVREDGCERDVFSLIGPKRYDMPWKELERQGWIAQVDCVELRLPMTADLLEQSMRAEGRQQYRIAAENPAKLEAVRSLVEKHKGIPTLIIGQYLDQLRKLAQELDVPLITGSMTQSERVRWFDAFRKGNIQTLLVSKVANFAVDLPDAAVAIEVSGSFGSRQEEAQRLGRILRPKPGDNKAYFYALVTENSKEMDFAARRQLFLIEQGYEYAIRRFDGTMAGRSQEDEIEDGGKKKEA; encoded by the coding sequence ATGAATCCAGATCATCCTTGTATTGTACAACGTGATTTTACCGTTTTGCTGGAAATGGGTTTGCCTGATTCGGAATGGGCTCGTTCACAGTTGCAGATTTATGCGGAGCTGGTAAAAAGTCCGTCCGCTTTTCATACATATCACATCACTCCATTGTCGCTCTGGAACGCAGCCGCTCTCGGGTGGAGTGCTGAGGACATTCAAAATAGTTTGCACTCTATGTCCCGTTGGGATATTCCGCGTGATTTGTTGAAGGATATTGAACAGCTTGTTTCTCGTTATGGGACGTTGACGCTGTCACGGGCGAGTGCAAAAGAAGAACAAACTTACGGCACAGATACGATTGACGCGCATCGTGATGAGCAAGAGTCAGACAGAGATACAAAGGCGAGGAAAGCCAACACATACACAATAGGTGATCACTTGATCTTGGCAGTAGAGACTCCAACTTTACTGGATGAGCTATTGAACAAGAAAGAGCTAAAACAGCTTGGTTTGCTTCGCACCAATGAGACAAGCGCATCCGTACCGCCCGAAAATCGTGGCTTGCTCAAGCAGGAATTAACTCGCTTGGGATATCCCGTTGTGGATACGGCAGGTTATCTTGAGGGGAATCTGCTTCGTTTTACCTTGGGGAAGGGACAAACGGAGTTGCAGCTTCGTGATTACCAGGTGAAAGCTGCTGATGCATTTGAAGGCACAGACGGCTTAGGGGGGAGTGGTGTACTAGTGCTCCCATGCGGAGCCGGAAAAACAGTGATCGGTATGGCAGTGATGAATCGACTTCAGTGCGAGGTGCTTATTTTAACTTCTAATACGATTTCTGTGCGGCAATGGATCGAGGAACTGAAGCAAAAGACAAATATTCCTGTCGATTCTATTGGGGAATACAGTGGTCAGAAAAAGGAGGTGCGACCGATAACGGTGGCAACCTACCAGATTTTGACGCATCGGCGCAACAAAGACGGAGAGTTTGAACATATGAAACTGCTGAGTGAGCGGAAGTGGGGACTCATTATATATGATGAGGTACATTTGCTGCCTGCGCCAGTATTTCGAGCCACGGCCGATATTCAGGCTACCCGTCGTTTGGGATTAACAGCTACGTTAGTTCGAGAGGACGGGTGTGAGCGGGATGTGTTCTCTTTAATTGGACCCAAACGGTACGATATGCCGTGGAAGGAACTGGAGCGACAGGGCTGGATTGCTCAGGTCGATTGTGTAGAACTGCGTTTGCCCATGACCGCTGACCTTTTGGAGCAAAGTATGCGTGCTGAAGGCAGACAGCAATACCGAATTGCAGCCGAAAATCCGGCTAAGCTGGAGGCAGTACGCAGTCTGGTGGAGAAACACAAGGGGATACCAACACTTATTATTGGTCAATATTTAGACCAGTTACGTAAATTGGCTCAGGAGCTGGACGTCCCACTGATTACGGGTTCCATGACTCAGAGCGAGCGGGTGCGTTGGTTCGATGCGTTTCGCAAGGGTAATATTCAAACCTTATTAGTATCCAAGGTAGCAAACTTTGCAGTCGATTTGCCGGATGCAGCAGTAGCGATAGAGGTATCGGGTAGCTTTGGCTCCCGTCAGGAAGAGGCGCAGCGACTTGGCCGCATTTTACGACCAAAGCCAGGCGACAATAAAGCTTATTTTTATGCATTAGTGACGGAGAACAGTAAAGAGATGGATTTTGCAGCACGTCGTCAGCTGTTTCTGATTGAACAGGGCTATGAATATGCGATTCGTAGGTTTGATGGGACGATGGCTGGCAGAAGCCAGGAGGATGAGATTGAAGATGGCGGAAAGAAAAAGGAGGCCTAA
- a CDS encoding helicase-associated domain-containing protein yields the protein MDVTSTQGNWNELLADELLVLRRCFVRYAAQPMKEEEPMQLTQGALSGVETKLALHGLRSRGWLEAVTKSWGERILYIPVDRLPALYDMLLEQTPMNGIHTDHPITVHEAMTGLESELLHVLSRIAIQGVPLTAKGTIHKRSLQKLNELTPFRPEDLEGLGLHYAHAELYPVQTVVMIDLLLSLGLLVKETVSFRIQEAELATWIRLSAGQMRKHIFDTLMERYGKAEAPMQHFRYMLCAVSQYGGTDEWISIQYLLQWMLQVGLIPQNSLSGDDSTNSAFIDIVPTIANLKGLEDETVSDFNFNGSFMEDIMGWLKALTAFGMGDWGQTTSGEICFRWNVSVTDLLRPYNDEDTHQEQGAFYVQPDFEILVPPDVAYDVRWRLECCCERVTGDRMVVYRITRESITEAIELGMEAKEIPALLDKYSRTGVPEHVRLAVEQWAGNVGRTAFVTVTLLRCGTQEDADMVARHPALEGLLERLGDKDFMIPVHSAEKIRKALAAIGLSPRLEPKNADEPAHHYPLLTEIENLDAGRSLFSQEGRAGLVYTGRTLHFYEQEHTLPDPSDYFPERSTVPSSWTKEWRSYHTSTSRQLMEQAIRWQAAVGLRISGKEVKWIPESVVSGDPWSVTGWYASGMDEETPSRATLQPSDWSDMRLLVPFT from the coding sequence ATGGACGTAACGAGTACGCAAGGCAACTGGAATGAGCTTTTAGCGGATGAGCTGCTGGTGCTTAGACGATGCTTTGTCCGGTATGCGGCACAGCCTATGAAGGAAGAGGAGCCTATGCAGCTTACCCAAGGTGCCTTAAGCGGAGTCGAAACAAAACTGGCACTGCATGGGCTTCGCTCTCGGGGGTGGCTGGAGGCAGTCACCAAATCGTGGGGCGAACGGATTTTATATATTCCGGTTGATCGGCTACCCGCTCTGTACGATATGTTGTTAGAGCAAACTCCAATGAACGGGATACATACAGATCATCCGATAACGGTACATGAAGCAATGACAGGACTGGAGTCAGAGTTACTGCATGTGTTGTCACGTATTGCGATACAGGGAGTTCCTTTGACGGCCAAAGGAACCATACATAAACGGTCATTGCAAAAATTGAATGAACTGACCCCCTTTCGTCCGGAGGACCTGGAGGGACTTGGGTTGCATTATGCGCATGCCGAGCTATATCCAGTACAAACGGTGGTAATGATCGATTTACTACTCAGTTTGGGGCTGTTAGTGAAAGAAACAGTGTCTTTTCGCATTCAGGAGGCGGAACTGGCGACATGGATTCGTTTGTCTGCTGGGCAAATGCGCAAGCATATTTTTGACACCCTCATGGAGAGGTACGGCAAGGCTGAAGCGCCTATGCAGCATTTTCGCTATATGCTGTGTGCCGTCTCGCAGTATGGAGGAACAGATGAATGGATATCTATTCAGTATCTGCTGCAATGGATGCTTCAGGTAGGATTAATACCGCAGAATAGTTTAAGTGGAGATGATTCTACGAACAGTGCCTTTATAGATATTGTTCCTACAATCGCAAATCTCAAAGGGCTTGAGGACGAGACGGTATCTGATTTTAATTTCAATGGATCTTTTATGGAAGATATAATGGGTTGGTTGAAGGCCCTGACGGCTTTTGGAATGGGGGATTGGGGTCAGACTACATCAGGCGAAATCTGTTTTCGCTGGAATGTCTCTGTGACAGATCTGCTTCGTCCCTATAATGACGAGGATACACATCAAGAACAAGGTGCCTTTTATGTGCAGCCTGATTTTGAAATACTGGTGCCGCCAGATGTCGCATATGATGTGCGCTGGCGATTGGAATGCTGCTGTGAACGTGTGACAGGAGACCGGATGGTAGTGTATCGGATTACCAGAGAGAGTATTACAGAGGCAATCGAGCTGGGCATGGAGGCCAAGGAGATTCCTGCTCTTTTGGACAAGTACAGTCGGACAGGGGTGCCAGAACATGTACGGCTGGCAGTAGAGCAGTGGGCAGGCAATGTCGGACGAACGGCTTTTGTGACGGTAACACTTTTGCGATGCGGTACTCAGGAGGATGCGGACATGGTTGCGCGTCATCCTGCACTTGAAGGATTACTGGAGCGACTCGGCGACAAAGATTTTATGATCCCGGTACACTCTGCTGAAAAAATACGAAAAGCGCTTGCTGCAATTGGATTAAGTCCGCGTCTTGAGCCGAAAAATGCGGATGAGCCAGCTCACCATTATCCACTTTTGACGGAGATAGAGAACCTAGATGCAGGCCGTTCCCTATTTTCACAAGAGGGAAGGGCTGGTCTGGTTTACACAGGGCGCACGTTGCATTTTTATGAACAAGAGCATACCCTGCCTGACCCGTCTGACTATTTTCCAGAAAGATCTACAGTACCCTCTTCATGGACAAAAGAATGGAGGAGTTACCATACGTCCACTTCCAGGCAGTTGATGGAGCAAGCAATCCGTTGGCAGGCGGCGGTGGGATTGCGAATCAGTGGGAAAGAGGTTAAATGGATACCGGAATCGGTGGTTTCCGGCGATCCCTGGAGTGTCACAGGCTGGTACGCCTCAGGAATGGATGAGGAAACGCCTTCTCGTGCGACCTTGCAGCCAAGTGATTGGTCCGATATGAGGCTGTTGGTTCCTTTTACATAG